A genomic window from Silene latifolia isolate original U9 population chromosome Y, ASM4854445v1, whole genome shotgun sequence includes:
- the LOC141628198 gene encoding uncharacterized protein LOC141628198 has protein sequence MTDNRDPKRYKTLFSWFKNDSSPSIPVDQQEGIELDDGQHERANNQEGLSEQQEDDQDYNVTLLEQDPGKRCAIGMYPLNEQDNVRRAYVAHGPYQPYLREYPCTHHGNQGRMFSHKWFKEWPWLEYSLAKDKVDCFPCFLFDTYPSHHPSFTETEFNGLKNVMSKQSGIIRHIEELAKNRLRLVATIEVVRLLARQGCFFRVHDESVDSPNGGNFDAVLNSFKRIIDEVNKVEYSAPGNAKYTCPTIQKQVANILSNKVRAKIRAEVGSLKERFYQVLSVEDTCSQTLKDEISKVLRLYGLHVKNMRRQGHSMLKACREAEIADFVAAATLEMGSGKNQTSSLQRGGATRWGSHLRSISNLIKLFGAAQSTINDLYLNGVDKV, from the exons ATGACGGATAATCGAGATCCCAAGCGTTACAAGACCTTGTTTTCATGGTTTAAAAATGACTCTTCTCCATCAATTCCCGTtgatcaacaagaaggaattgaattaGATGATGGCCAACATGAAAGGGCGAACAACCAAGAGGGTCTAAGTGAACAACAAGAAGATGATCAAGATTATAATGTTACATTACTTGAACAAGACCCGGGAAAACGTTGTGCTATAGGTATGTATCCTTTGAATGAACAAGATAATGTTCGAAGAGCTTATGTGGCACATGGACCTTATCAACCGTATTTAAGAGAGTATCCATGTACACATCATGGAAATCAAGGTCGAATGTTTAGTCACAAATGGTTCAAAGAGTGGCCTTGGCTTGAATATTCTCTTGCTAAAGATAAAGTGGATTGCTTTCCATGTTTCTTGTTTGACACATATCCATCTCATCATCCATCTTTCACCGAAACTGAATTTAATGGCTTGAAAAATGTGATGTCTAAGCAATCGGGCATCATTCGTCATATAGAAG AGTTAGCAAAGAATCGACTTCGGCTTGTTGCTACAATAGAAGTTGTTAGACTGTTAGCACGACAGGGATGTTTTTTTAGAGTCCATGATGAGTCGGTTGATTCTCCTAATGGTGGCAACTTTGATGCTGTTTTGAATTCTTTCAAAAGAATAATTGATGAAGTCAACAAAGTAGAGTATAGTGCTCCTGGAAATGCCAAATATACATGTCCAACTATTCAAAAACAAGTTGCAAACATTCTTTCCAACAAAGTTAGAGCTAAGATTCGTGCTGAAGTAG GGTCACTGAAAGAACGTTTCTATCAGGTGCTTAGTGTCGAGGATACTTGTTCTCAAACTTTGAAAGATGAAATATCAAAGGTCCTTAGACTATATGGTCTTCATGTAAAAAATATGCGTCGCCAAGG ACATTCTATGTTGAAGGCTTGCAGAGAGGCTGAAATTGCAGATTTTGTAGCTGCCGCTACACTTGAGATGGGTTCAGGAAAAAATCAAACTAGCTCTCTGCAAAGAGGCGGAGCTACTAGGTGGGGTTCTCACTTGCGTTCTATTTCAAATCTTATTAAATTGTTTGGAGCAGCACAATCAACTATTAATGACTTGTATCTAAATGGAGTAGACAAAGTATAA